A window of the Magnetococcales bacterium genome harbors these coding sequences:
- the secD gene encoding protein translocase subunit SecD, whose amino-acid sequence MSLRWRFILVMVVILVSIQGSLPTFMGGVPSWWPSWLSHVKVNQGLDLQGGLYLLLEVEVEKAVEQTAENLVDDLRAQLKQEKLRFRGVERTGRDRVLLKPAEEGDTAALRKMFKERFSNHEVIEETDKSGFTVRLSDQEQNEIRRMAVEQSIQTIRSRVDQFGVAEPIIQKQGTNRVLVQLPGLKDVERAKALIGRTARLEFKMVDRKGDLEKALAGRIPPGDEVLYGEERSVSGKMVKQPYLLKKRTVLTGDRLTDARVNFSSQTNEPYVGINFDRVGGRKFAELTSENVGELMAIVLDNKVYSAPVIREKIEGGRAQISGSFTLEEANDLAIALRSGALPAPVNVLEERTVGPSLGSDSIHQGLLSMALGSGLVVLFMVVYYKGFGIIASLAVMLNIVILVAGLAWLGATLTLPGIAGVVLLVGMAVDANVLINERIREEVRLGKSPLAAIDHGYEKAFVTILDSNLTTVITSVILYQFGTGPVRGFAVTLTLGLLVSMFTAIFVTRVAVNMALRNRRVTRLSI is encoded by the coding sequence ATGAGTCTGCGCTGGCGTTTCATCCTGGTGATGGTTGTCATACTGGTCAGCATTCAGGGTTCCCTGCCGACCTTTATGGGTGGCGTCCCTTCCTGGTGGCCCTCCTGGCTCTCCCACGTCAAGGTCAACCAGGGGTTGGACCTTCAGGGTGGACTCTATCTCCTCCTGGAGGTGGAGGTGGAGAAGGCCGTGGAACAGACCGCCGAAAACCTGGTGGACGATCTGCGGGCCCAATTGAAACAGGAGAAACTCCGTTTCCGTGGGGTGGAGCGAACCGGACGTGACCGGGTTCTGCTCAAACCGGCGGAGGAGGGCGATACGGCGGCGTTGCGCAAAATGTTCAAGGAGCGCTTCTCCAACCACGAGGTGATCGAGGAGACGGACAAGAGCGGTTTCACCGTGCGCCTCTCCGACCAGGAACAGAACGAAATCCGTCGCATGGCGGTGGAACAGTCGATCCAGACCATCCGCTCCCGCGTGGATCAGTTCGGCGTTGCCGAGCCCATCATCCAGAAACAGGGCACCAATCGGGTGTTGGTGCAATTGCCCGGCCTGAAGGATGTGGAACGGGCCAAGGCGCTGATCGGACGCACCGCCCGCCTTGAATTCAAGATGGTGGACCGCAAGGGGGATCTCGAAAAGGCCCTGGCCGGACGCATCCCCCCTGGGGACGAAGTCCTTTACGGCGAGGAACGCAGCGTCTCCGGAAAGATGGTCAAGCAGCCCTATCTGCTGAAAAAGCGCACCGTTCTCACCGGGGATCGGCTCACCGATGCCCGGGTCAACTTCAGCTCCCAGACCAACGAACCCTACGTCGGCATCAATTTCGACCGGGTGGGTGGCCGGAAATTTGCCGAATTGACCTCCGAGAACGTGGGCGAGTTGATGGCCATCGTGCTGGACAACAAGGTCTATTCCGCCCCGGTGATCCGGGAGAAGATCGAAGGCGGTCGGGCGCAGATTTCCGGCAGCTTCACCCTGGAGGAGGCCAACGACCTGGCCATCGCCCTGCGTTCGGGCGCCCTGCCCGCGCCGGTGAATGTTCTGGAGGAGCGTACCGTCGGACCTTCCCTGGGAAGCGACTCCATTCATCAGGGGCTGCTCTCCATGGCGCTTGGCAGCGGCCTGGTGGTGCTGTTCATGGTGGTCTACTACAAAGGCTTCGGTATCATCGCCAGTCTGGCGGTCATGTTGAACATCGTCATCCTCGTCGCGGGCCTGGCCTGGTTGGGGGCCACGCTGACCCTGCCGGGCATTGCCGGGGTGGTGTTGCTGGTCGGTATGGCGGTGGACGCCAACGTGTTGATCAACGAACGTATCCGGGAAGAGGTTCGTCTGGGCAAAAGCCCTCTGGCCGCCATCGATCATGGCTATGAAAAGGCTTTTGTCACCATTCTGGACTCCAACCTGACCACGGTGATCACCAGCGTTATCCTGTATCAATTCGGTACCGGTCCGGTGCGCGGTTTCGCCGTGACCCTGACCCTGGGGTTGCTCGTCTCCATGTTCACCGCCATCTTCGTGACCCGTGTGGCCGTGAACATGGCTTTGAGAAACCGCCGCGTCACCCGGCTCAGTATCTGA
- the yajC gene encoding preprotein translocase subunit YajC, with product MLDLIANAFAEGNPQESTAALMSNLLFMAALFGIFYFVLIRPQQKQAKAHKEMVENLQRGDTVVTGGGMVGRIHRVEDDLISVEVGEVEIDSRTFKPVRIKVKRQTVTAVTTKASGGDVTEKS from the coding sequence ATGTTGGATCTGATCGCCAATGCGTTTGCCGAAGGCAATCCTCAGGAGAGCACGGCGGCTTTGATGAGCAATCTGCTCTTCATGGCGGCCCTGTTCGGCATCTTCTATTTCGTCCTGATCCGCCCGCAACAGAAACAGGCCAAAGCCCACAAGGAGATGGTGGAAAATCTGCAGCGCGGGGATACGGTGGTGACGGGCGGTGGCATGGTGGGACGCATCCATCGGGTGGAAGACGACCTGATCTCCGTCGAAGTGGGCGAAGTGGAGATCGATTCCCGTACCTTCAAGCCGGTGCGCATCAAGGTGAAGCGTCAAACCGTCACGGCGGTGACCACCAAGGCTTCCGGCGGCGATGTGACCGAAAAATCGTGA
- the tgt gene encoding tRNA guanosine(34) transglycosylase Tgt, producing the protein MNRFAFNLLHVDPNGARRGRFFTRHGVVETPVFMPVGTQATVKAMSSGELASIGVSILLGNTYHLHLRPGEERVARLGGLHRFMNWPRSILTDSGGFQVYSLGALRKITEEGVTFRSHIDGSARKLTPESVVAIQAALGSDIQMQLDECPPFPAPREAVIQATDRSIRWAQRALAVERPQGTALFAIVQGGMHEDLRTRAALTLREMPFEGFALGGLSVGEPKETMQAVLSYAPALLPVDKPRYLMGVGKPEDLVEGVCAGIDMFDCVMPTRNARNGQMFVRGGTLSIKQAAFREDDRPPDENCGCETCRQYSRAYLHHLFRAGEILALRLMTLHNLSYYLSLMGAMREAISQNRMAAFRRDFYQEKEAFSQAR; encoded by the coding sequence ATGAATCGTTTTGCCTTCAACCTGCTTCACGTCGACCCGAACGGGGCCCGGCGGGGGCGCTTCTTCACCCGTCACGGAGTGGTCGAAACCCCGGTTTTCATGCCGGTGGGCACCCAGGCTACCGTGAAAGCCATGAGCTCCGGCGAGTTGGCTTCGATCGGGGTCTCCATTCTGCTGGGCAATACCTATCACCTGCATCTGCGTCCCGGTGAGGAGCGGGTGGCCCGGTTGGGGGGGTTGCACCGCTTTATGAATTGGCCCCGCTCCATCCTGACCGATTCCGGGGGATTCCAGGTATACAGCCTGGGGGCCTTGCGCAAGATCACCGAAGAGGGGGTGACCTTTCGTTCTCATATCGACGGGTCGGCCCGCAAGCTGACTCCGGAATCGGTGGTGGCCATCCAGGCGGCGCTGGGTTCGGATATCCAGATGCAACTCGATGAGTGTCCTCCCTTTCCGGCCCCCCGTGAAGCGGTGATCCAGGCCACGGACCGTTCCATTCGCTGGGCGCAACGCGCCCTGGCGGTGGAACGTCCGCAGGGAACGGCGCTTTTTGCCATCGTGCAGGGGGGCATGCACGAGGATCTGCGCACCCGGGCGGCCCTGACCCTGCGGGAGATGCCCTTCGAAGGGTTCGCTCTGGGGGGGTTGTCGGTGGGGGAACCCAAGGAGACCATGCAGGCGGTCCTCTCTTACGCGCCGGCGTTGCTGCCCGTCGACAAACCGCGTTATCTGATGGGGGTGGGCAAGCCGGAAGATCTGGTCGAGGGGGTCTGTGCCGGTATCGACATGTTCGACTGCGTCATGCCGACCCGGAATGCGCGCAACGGGCAGATGTTCGTGCGGGGGGGAACCTTGAGCATCAAACAGGCGGCCTTCCGGGAGGATGATCGTCCACCGGACGAGAACTGCGGCTGCGAAACCTGTCGCCAGTACAGCCGGGCCTACCTGCATCATCTCTTCCGGGCGGGGGAGATTCTGGCTCTGCGCCTGATGACGCTGCACAATCTCTCCTATTACCTCTCCCTGATGGGGGCGATGCGGGAGGCCATTTCACAGAATCGCATGGCGGCTTTTCGCCGGGATTTTTACCAGGAGAAAGAGGCGTTTTCGCAGGCCAGATGA
- a CDS encoding response regulator codes for MARILIIDDDQAIRVLLRQILEGEGYEVLEAANGLAGLQVVHEEMLDLVVTDMLMPEGDGIEVILELQRLHPGVRVIAISAGGKGLSASFNLHVARDFGAFRTLAKPFSPAEVRTVVRRALEET; via the coding sequence TTGGCCAGGATTCTGATCATTGATGACGATCAAGCCATCCGCGTGCTGCTGCGGCAGATTCTGGAAGGCGAGGGGTATGAGGTTCTGGAGGCCGCCAATGGCCTTGCCGGATTGCAGGTGGTGCATGAGGAGATGTTGGATCTGGTGGTGACCGATATGCTGATGCCCGAAGGGGATGGCATCGAGGTGATTTTGGAGTTGCAGCGGCTGCATCCGGGGGTTCGGGTTATTGCCATTTCGGCGGGTGGCAAAGGACTCAGCGCCTCGTTCAATCTGCATGTGGCCCGGGATTTCGGGGCCTTTCGCACTCTGGCGAAACCCTTCTCGCCGGCGGAAGTGCGCACGGTGGTGCGGCGTGCGCTGGAAGAGACTTGA
- the secF gene encoding protein translocase subunit SecF codes for MELIHKRTHIDFVKLTPYSLFLSAVILIAGLVSYLYQGLNYGIDFSGGISIQLRFDAPAPIGPIRSSLDEMHLGDVVIQEFGSPNEVLLRIEAQKDESRKQSELAKEIVRKLAPLNVAGKDLEVRRVEFVGPQVGSELAWQGIMAVLYSLVAILIYVGWRFEWRFALGAVLALFHDVLCTVGLFSILQEEFTLTIVAALLTILGYSINDTIVVYDRIRDEMMRLKSAPMAVVINEAINLTLSRTIITSGTVVLVLLGLFFVGGEVIHGFALALLFGVGLGTLSSVFVAAPVVLLLDPYMKSGRRMGSKEVAEGEQP; via the coding sequence ATGGAATTGATCCACAAACGCACCCATATCGACTTCGTCAAGCTGACGCCGTATTCGCTTTTCCTCTCGGCGGTGATTCTGATTGCCGGGTTGGTCTCCTATCTCTATCAGGGACTCAATTACGGCATCGATTTTTCGGGAGGCATCTCCATTCAATTGCGTTTCGATGCTCCGGCCCCGATCGGACCGATCCGTTCCTCTTTGGACGAGATGCATCTGGGGGATGTGGTCATTCAGGAGTTCGGTTCCCCCAATGAAGTGTTGCTGCGTATCGAGGCCCAGAAGGACGAAAGCCGCAAGCAGTCGGAGCTGGCCAAGGAGATCGTGCGCAAGCTGGCTCCTCTGAACGTGGCGGGCAAGGATCTGGAAGTGCGCCGGGTGGAGTTCGTCGGACCCCAGGTGGGAAGCGAGCTGGCCTGGCAGGGCATCATGGCGGTGCTTTATTCCCTCGTTGCCATCCTGATCTATGTCGGTTGGCGGTTCGAATGGCGTTTTGCGCTGGGGGCGGTATTGGCTCTGTTCCACGACGTGCTGTGTACCGTGGGCCTCTTCTCCATTCTGCAGGAAGAGTTCACCCTGACCATCGTGGCGGCCCTGCTGACCATTCTGGGTTACTCTATCAACGATACCATCGTGGTTTACGACCGGATCCGGGACGAGATGATGCGTCTGAAGAGCGCACCCATGGCTGTGGTGATCAACGAAGCCATCAACCTGACCCTCTCCCGAACCATCATCACCTCGGGAACGGTGGTTCTGGTGCTGTTGGGTCTCTTTTTCGTGGGTGGAGAGGTGATTCACGGTTTCGCCCTGGCGCTGCTTTTCGGCGTCGGGCTGGGCACCCTCTCCTCCGTCTTCGTGGCCGCGCCCGTGGTGCTGTTGTTGGATCCCTACATGAAATCGGGGCGTCGCATGGGCAGCAAGGAAGTCGCGGAAGGAGAGCAGCCGTGA
- a CDS encoding HDOD domain-containing protein has translation MSRPGMSQTPLKHRLIRMADEMPAHPRNVHRLLQATSTLATPPKMVARIISQDPVMTLLVLKAANLIHFGHSGRIASIDAAMALVGYNTVKNVALKAVQQGILPSNGDQSPDPSALLTHFQATGWYARQIGLRLNPQCLDPSEFYVAGLLHDVGKWLLCFALPGDYAQVWRLSLQEKRPLKEVEQRELGIDHEEIGTLLGEKWLLPVALTECLGSHHGAKEWTGRNVLRDAVLVGNQIAVLAKAGQGGCPVQEPLPARLKKQLGGKPAELLATLEPLPEL, from the coding sequence GTGTCTCGGCCCGGCATGTCCCAAACCCCGCTGAAACATCGCCTGATCCGGATGGCCGACGAAATGCCGGCCCATCCGCGCAACGTGCATCGACTGTTGCAGGCCACCTCGACCCTGGCCACCCCCCCGAAAATGGTGGCCCGGATCATCTCCCAGGATCCGGTCATGACCCTGCTGGTTCTCAAAGCCGCCAACCTGATCCATTTCGGCCACTCCGGGCGAATCGCCTCCATCGACGCGGCCATGGCCCTTGTCGGCTACAATACCGTCAAGAACGTGGCTCTCAAAGCGGTTCAACAGGGAATTCTCCCCTCCAACGGTGATCAGAGTCCCGATCCGTCAGCTCTTTTGACCCACTTCCAGGCAACCGGATGGTATGCCCGCCAGATTGGCCTGCGTTTGAATCCACAATGCCTTGATCCGTCGGAATTTTATGTGGCCGGACTTTTGCATGATGTCGGCAAGTGGTTGCTTTGCTTCGCTCTGCCGGGTGACTATGCCCAGGTCTGGCGCCTGTCACTGCAGGAGAAGCGCCCCCTCAAAGAGGTGGAACAACGCGAACTGGGCATCGATCACGAAGAGATCGGCACGCTGCTGGGAGAGAAGTGGCTGCTGCCGGTCGCCCTGACCGAATGCCTGGGCAGTCACCATGGCGCCAAGGAGTGGACGGGGCGGAACGTCTTGCGGGACGCCGTCCTGGTCGGCAACCAGATCGCCGTGCTGGCCAAGGCGGGACAGGGCGGATGCCCGGTTCAGGAGCCGCTGCCGGCCCGGCTCAAAAAACAACTGGGAGGCAAACCCGCCGAGCTGCTGGCGACCCTGGAGCCCCTTCCGGAACTATGA
- a CDS encoding MBL fold metallo-hydrolase, with protein sequence MKITFRGVRGSIAVPGEKTVRTGGNTSCIEVRTDTGELLILDAGTGIFALSQTLFGQLPLTMHLFITHTHWDHIQGLPFLLPTFIPGNTIHIYGAFDPVKNATIQETLGRQWEYIYFPVREAELAANLHFHTLREGQTVTTASASVTGVLMNHPVINLGYRIESNGRSLFFTGDHEPAYNFYAPADPEYASYERLLAQRHAQQLELIRGVDVLIADTSYTSEDLPSKRGWGHGSYGTSLALARDAGVKHLFFTHHEPTRSDDALQTVFEAVKAEHEASGNPFELHLACENASFSW encoded by the coding sequence ATGAAGATCACCTTCCGCGGGGTACGAGGTTCCATTGCCGTCCCCGGTGAAAAAACGGTTCGAACCGGAGGCAACACCTCCTGCATCGAAGTGCGCACCGATACCGGGGAACTCCTGATCCTGGATGCCGGTACCGGCATCTTTGCCCTCTCCCAGACCCTCTTCGGGCAGTTGCCCCTGACCATGCACCTGTTCATCACCCATACCCATTGGGATCATATCCAGGGACTGCCGTTTCTGCTGCCAACCTTCATTCCGGGAAACACCATCCACATTTACGGGGCCTTCGACCCGGTCAAAAACGCCACCATCCAGGAGACCCTGGGACGGCAGTGGGAGTACATCTATTTCCCGGTGCGGGAGGCGGAACTGGCCGCCAATCTCCATTTTCACACCCTGCGGGAAGGCCAAACCGTCACCACCGCTTCGGCCAGCGTTACCGGCGTGCTGATGAACCATCCGGTGATCAACCTGGGCTACCGCATCGAATCGAACGGTCGCAGCCTCTTTTTCACCGGAGATCACGAACCGGCCTATAATTTCTACGCCCCCGCCGATCCCGAATACGCCAGCTACGAACGTCTGCTGGCGCAACGCCACGCCCAGCAACTCGAACTCATCCGAGGGGTCGACGTACTGATCGCGGACACCTCCTACACCTCCGAGGATCTGCCTTCCAAACGGGGATGGGGTCACGGTTCCTACGGTACCAGCCTGGCGCTGGCACGGGATGCCGGGGTCAAACACCTCTTTTTCACCCACCACGAACCCACCCGCAGTGACGACGCCCTGCAGACCGTCTTCGAAGCGGTCAAGGCCGAACACGAAGCCTCCGGCAACCCCTTCGAACTTCATCTGGCCTGCGAAAACGCCTCTTTCTCCTGGTAA
- the queA gene encoding tRNA preQ1(34) S-adenosylmethionine ribosyltransferase-isomerase QueA, with protein MGHFFQGLNADSTDLGGPDDYLYPLPDSAIAQEPASPRDASRLLVSRPEGVEDRRVADLAELLRPGDLLVFNDTRVLPARLAAQKPSGGQVEVLLLGLADAEGRWPAWIRRGRGVRPGMALRVSESLTLRVLERQEEIFTLQMECEDALAALHHHGATPLPPYIAPSGSEAVDRSRYQTVFATQPGAVAAPTAGLHFTEALLQRLRQAGIGQARVTLHVGPGTFQPVRVSHIADHVMHAEWFQVPAETAAAIRQTRVGGGRVVAVGTTTLRALESAVDASGQVQPVSGQTRLFVLPGFRFQVVDILMTNFHLPASTLLMLVAAFVGRSRLERDYAHAVSGGYRFYSYGDAGLLFP; from the coding sequence ATGGGTCACTTTTTTCAAGGGTTGAACGCCGATTCAACCGATTTGGGCGGACCGGACGATTACCTCTATCCCTTGCCGGACTCCGCCATTGCCCAGGAACCCGCTTCGCCACGGGATGCTTCCCGGTTGTTGGTGAGTCGGCCGGAGGGGGTGGAGGACCGACGGGTTGCCGACCTGGCGGAGCTGTTGCGTCCCGGCGATCTGCTGGTATTCAACGATACCCGGGTTCTGCCCGCAAGGCTTGCGGCGCAGAAACCCAGTGGCGGGCAGGTGGAAGTGCTGCTTTTGGGTCTGGCCGATGCCGAGGGGCGCTGGCCCGCCTGGATCCGACGGGGACGTGGCGTGCGACCGGGGATGGCCCTTCGGGTCAGCGAGTCCCTGACCTTGCGGGTGCTGGAGCGGCAGGAGGAGATCTTCACCCTGCAAATGGAGTGCGAGGATGCTTTGGCGGCGCTGCACCACCATGGCGCCACGCCGTTGCCGCCCTATATCGCGCCCTCCGGCTCGGAAGCGGTGGATCGCAGCCGGTATCAGACGGTCTTCGCCACCCAACCCGGCGCAGTGGCGGCCCCCACCGCCGGACTGCATTTTACCGAAGCGCTGTTGCAGCGCCTGCGGCAGGCGGGGATAGGGCAGGCGCGCGTCACCTTGCACGTCGGACCGGGCACCTTTCAGCCGGTACGGGTCAGTCATATCGCCGACCATGTCATGCATGCGGAGTGGTTTCAGGTTCCGGCGGAAACGGCGGCGGCCATCCGGCAGACCCGGGTCGGGGGAGGGCGGGTGGTGGCGGTGGGGACCACCACGTTGCGCGCCCTGGAGAGCGCGGTGGATGCCTCGGGCCAGGTGCAGCCCGTTTCGGGGCAAACCCGGCTCTTCGTTTTGCCGGGATTTCGCTTCCAGGTGGTGGATATCCTGATGACCAACTTCCATCTGCCGGCCTCGACGCTGCTGATGCTGGTGGCGGCTTTCGTGGGCCGATCCCGATTGGAGCGCGACTATGCCCATGCGGTCTCCGGCGGCTATCGTTTCTATTCATACGGGGATGCCGGTCTGCTCTTTCCCTGA